In Drosophila simulans strain w501 chromosome 3R, Prin_Dsim_3.1, whole genome shotgun sequence, a single window of DNA contains:
- the LOC6730054 gene encoding F-box/LRR-repeat protein fbxl-1 isoform X2 codes for MDNWNVLAAQTSSQAIGLHDSGVVKTRLTIEKLPDKVLLHIFSYLSHREICRLARICRRWRQIAYDTRLWKNVSLRPEVSGLHVGSLEMLLQLISVRFGPTLRYIELPIELITHTVLHELSAKCPNLTHMLLDFSTAMQLHDFSEMQAFPTKLRYMCVCLSEVIFMEGFMRKIYNFINGLEVLHLIGTYEKCEEEEEEIYEVINVHKLKSATPNLRVINLYGINFIDDSHIDAFSSNCIQLECLAVNFCNKVTGSTLKTLIQRSKRLTCLLMNGTSLKSEFVMQAEWDKCALQELDITATDLSPECLVDMLTRIPSLKFLSAGQINGFNDGVLKQWMESGTTRSLISLDLDSSDNISDEGLLKFIQRQGHQLSACCLSGMPHITDQLWMSILPLLGNCKIIVMGTAEKLGVNIHVDQLMDTIASNCGNLERLELRWDPDNLRFSDKSQKAIDILRVKCLKLRCMVLSDGRYYETVKANFERADRITVVRTTTCCRVSPYHLLRNYNDLIFN; via the exons ACCATTGAGAAGCTGCCGGACAAGGTGCTGCTGCACATCTTCTCGTATCTGTCGCACCGCGAGATCTGCCGCCTGGCCAGGATTTGCCGACGATGGCGCCAGATTGCCTACGACACGCGACTGTGGAAGAACGTGAGCCTGCGGCCGGAGGTCTCCGGACTGCACGTGGGCTCGCTGgagatgctgctgcagctgatcTCGGTGAGATTCGGGCCGACGCTGCGCTACATCGAGCTGCCCATCGAGCTGATCACGCACACGGTGCTCCACGAGCTGTCCGCCAAGTGCCCCAATCTGACCCACATGCTGCTGGACTTCTCCACAG CCATGCAGCTGCACGACTTCAGCGAGATGCAGGCCTTTCCCACCAAGCTGCGCTACATGTGCGTCTGCCTCTCGGAGGTGATCTTCATGGAGGGCTTCATGCGCAAGATCTACAACTTCATCAACGGCCTGGAGGTGCTGCATCTGATCGGCACGTACGAGAAgtgcgaggaggaggaggaggagatctACGAGGTGATCAACGTGCACAAGCTCAAGTCGGCCACGCCCAATCTGCGCGTGATCAACCTGTACGGCATCAACTTCATCGACGACTCGCACATCGACGCCTTCAGCTCCAACTGCATCCAGCTGGAGTGCCTGGCCGTCAACTTCTGCAACAAAGTGACCGGCTCCACCCTGAAGACCCTGATCCAGCGCTCCAAGCGCCTCACCTGCCTGCTCATGAACGGCACCAGCCTGAAGTCCGAGTTCGTGATGCAGGCCGAGTGGGACAAGTGCGCCCTGCAGGAGCTGGACATCACGGCCACCGATCTCTCGCCCGAGTGCCTCGTGGACATGCTGACCAGGATCCCCAGCCTGAAGTTCCTCTCAGCCGGCCAGATCAATGGCTTTAACGACGGCGTTCTGAAACAGTGGATGGAATCGGGCACCACCAG GTCGCTCATTTCCCTGGACCTGGACTCCTCGGACAACATCTCGGATGAGGGGCTGCTCAAGTTCATTCAGCGCCAGGGTCACCAGCTGAGCGCCTGCTGCCTCTCGGGCATGCCCCACATCACCGACCAGCTGTGGATGAGCATCCTGCCCCTGCTGGGCAACTGCAA GATCATTGTCATGGGCACCGCGGAGAAGCTGGGCGTCAACATCCACGTGGACCAGCTGATGGACACCATCGCCTCGAACTGCGGCAACTTGGAGCGCCTGGAGCTGCGCTGGGATCCGGACAACCTGCGCTTCTCCGACAAGAGCCAGAAGGCCATCGATATTCTGCGCGTCAAGTGCCTCAAGCTGCGCTGCATGGTGCTCAG CGATGGTCGCTACTATGAGACGGTCAAGGCCAACTTCGAGCGTGCGGATCGCATCACCGTGGTGCGCACCACCACCTGCTGCCGGGTGTCTCCGTACCACCTGCTCCGCAACTACAACGATTTGATTTTCAACTAA
- the LOC6730054 gene encoding F-box/LRR-repeat protein fbxl-1 isoform X1: MDISTDIWGQLAVEASQVYLSDGTVRSPFADTTIEKLPDKVLLHIFSYLSHREICRLARICRRWRQIAYDTRLWKNVSLRPEVSGLHVGSLEMLLQLISVRFGPTLRYIELPIELITHTVLHELSAKCPNLTHMLLDFSTAMQLHDFSEMQAFPTKLRYMCVCLSEVIFMEGFMRKIYNFINGLEVLHLIGTYEKCEEEEEEIYEVINVHKLKSATPNLRVINLYGINFIDDSHIDAFSSNCIQLECLAVNFCNKVTGSTLKTLIQRSKRLTCLLMNGTSLKSEFVMQAEWDKCALQELDITATDLSPECLVDMLTRIPSLKFLSAGQINGFNDGVLKQWMESGTTRSLISLDLDSSDNISDEGLLKFIQRQGHQLSACCLSGMPHITDQLWMSILPLLGNCKIIVMGTAEKLGVNIHVDQLMDTIASNCGNLERLELRWDPDNLRFSDKSQKAIDILRVKCLKLRCMVLSDGRYYETVKANFERADRITVVRTTTCCRVSPYHLLRNYNDLIFN, encoded by the exons ACCATTGAGAAGCTGCCGGACAAGGTGCTGCTGCACATCTTCTCGTATCTGTCGCACCGCGAGATCTGCCGCCTGGCCAGGATTTGCCGACGATGGCGCCAGATTGCCTACGACACGCGACTGTGGAAGAACGTGAGCCTGCGGCCGGAGGTCTCCGGACTGCACGTGGGCTCGCTGgagatgctgctgcagctgatcTCGGTGAGATTCGGGCCGACGCTGCGCTACATCGAGCTGCCCATCGAGCTGATCACGCACACGGTGCTCCACGAGCTGTCCGCCAAGTGCCCCAATCTGACCCACATGCTGCTGGACTTCTCCACAG CCATGCAGCTGCACGACTTCAGCGAGATGCAGGCCTTTCCCACCAAGCTGCGCTACATGTGCGTCTGCCTCTCGGAGGTGATCTTCATGGAGGGCTTCATGCGCAAGATCTACAACTTCATCAACGGCCTGGAGGTGCTGCATCTGATCGGCACGTACGAGAAgtgcgaggaggaggaggaggagatctACGAGGTGATCAACGTGCACAAGCTCAAGTCGGCCACGCCCAATCTGCGCGTGATCAACCTGTACGGCATCAACTTCATCGACGACTCGCACATCGACGCCTTCAGCTCCAACTGCATCCAGCTGGAGTGCCTGGCCGTCAACTTCTGCAACAAAGTGACCGGCTCCACCCTGAAGACCCTGATCCAGCGCTCCAAGCGCCTCACCTGCCTGCTCATGAACGGCACCAGCCTGAAGTCCGAGTTCGTGATGCAGGCCGAGTGGGACAAGTGCGCCCTGCAGGAGCTGGACATCACGGCCACCGATCTCTCGCCCGAGTGCCTCGTGGACATGCTGACCAGGATCCCCAGCCTGAAGTTCCTCTCAGCCGGCCAGATCAATGGCTTTAACGACGGCGTTCTGAAACAGTGGATGGAATCGGGCACCACCAG GTCGCTCATTTCCCTGGACCTGGACTCCTCGGACAACATCTCGGATGAGGGGCTGCTCAAGTTCATTCAGCGCCAGGGTCACCAGCTGAGCGCCTGCTGCCTCTCGGGCATGCCCCACATCACCGACCAGCTGTGGATGAGCATCCTGCCCCTGCTGGGCAACTGCAA GATCATTGTCATGGGCACCGCGGAGAAGCTGGGCGTCAACATCCACGTGGACCAGCTGATGGACACCATCGCCTCGAACTGCGGCAACTTGGAGCGCCTGGAGCTGCGCTGGGATCCGGACAACCTGCGCTTCTCCGACAAGAGCCAGAAGGCCATCGATATTCTGCGCGTCAAGTGCCTCAAGCTGCGCTGCATGGTGCTCAG CGATGGTCGCTACTATGAGACGGTCAAGGCCAACTTCGAGCGTGCGGATCGCATCACCGTGGTGCGCACCACCACCTGCTGCCGGGTGTCTCCGTACCACCTGCTCCGCAACTACAACGATTTGATTTTCAACTAA